Proteins co-encoded in one Bacteroidota bacterium genomic window:
- a CDS encoding sigma-70 family RNA polymerase sigma factor, whose amino-acid sequence MNSNTINHHLLSDTELVLRYAQSNDVECFGILFTRYSSFVYAVCLKYLNDRDESKDASMQIFEKLTNDLKKHTITNFKSWLHTVTKNYCLMHLRKNKGIIEISSDQIHFIQPSMDFNQSLHQLEEIEKEDLLTSLEHAMTELNNEQKVCIELFYIKEMSYQEISNITGYDLKSVKSFIQNGKRNLKILISKKNVHKN is encoded by the coding sequence TTGAATTCCAATACTATAAATCATCATTTACTTTCTGATACAGAATTAGTGCTTCGTTATGCTCAATCTAATGACGTTGAGTGCTTTGGTATTCTATTTACTAGATATTCCTCTTTTGTTTATGCAGTATGTTTAAAGTATCTAAATGACCGCGATGAAAGTAAGGATGCTTCCATGCAGATTTTTGAAAAGTTAACTAACGATCTAAAAAAACACACAATAACCAATTTCAAAAGCTGGCTGCATACAGTAACTAAGAATTACTGTTTGATGCATCTTCGCAAGAACAAAGGCATTATTGAAATTAGTTCAGACCAGATACATTTTATTCAACCAAGTATGGATTTTAATCAATCCTTACATCAATTAGAAGAAATTGAAAAGGAAGATTTGTTAACTTCCTTAGAACATGCAATGACTGAATTAAACAATGAACAAAAAGTGTGTATAGAGTTATTTTATATCAAGGAAATGAGTTATCAAGAAATATCAAATATTACCGGGTATGATTTGAAAAGTGTTAAAAGTTTCATTCAAAATGGAAAGCGTAACCTAAAAATATTAATCAGCAAAAAGAATGTCCACAAAAATTAA